In Tachyglossus aculeatus isolate mTacAcu1 chromosome 10, mTacAcu1.pri, whole genome shotgun sequence, the following proteins share a genomic window:
- the LOC119933311 gene encoding tripartite motif-containing protein 64-like, giving the protein MARSLQNEVYCAICLDYSASHVSIECGHKFCGSCIFRWASRSSETSYCCPQCRGISEKRYLMVQILGVGRNHRLQRSTDSSPRSRKRRRTYGALAASQPGTLAGPVSALRPGPGLAPSGPMPSDRATAMPECPSELCLAGPLHEVKADLTDMLYWLIIKLELFMEIALGIWQPSP; this is encoded by the exons ATGGCCCGCAGTCTCCAGAATGAGGTGTACTGTGCCATCTGCCTGGATTACAGCGCTAGCCACGTGTCCATCGAGTGTGGGCACAAATTCTGCGGCTCCTGCATCTTCCGGTGGGCCAGCAGAAGCTCAGAGACGAGTTACTGCTGTCCTCAGTGCAGGGGAATCTCTGAGAAGAGGTATCTCATGGTCCAAATtctaggagtggggagaaaccacAGGCTACAGAGATCCACAG ATTCCTCACCGAGGAGCAGGAAACGCCGCCGTACTTACGGAGCCTTGGCTGCCTCTCAGCCTGGTACCCTAGCGGGTCCCGTGTCCGCCCTACGGCCTGGCCCGGGGCTCGCCCCGTCCGGCCCAATGCCATCCGACCGAGCAACCGCCATGCCCGAGTGCCCGAGTGAGCTCTGCCTCGCGGGGCCGCTACATGAGGTGAAGGCCGACTTGACAGACATGTTGTACTGGCTCATCATCAAGCTTGAGCTATTCATGGAGATTGCCTTGGGCATATGGCAGCCTTCTCCGTGA